GTCTGCCGGTACACGCGCTGGGCATCCAGCACGTCCAGCAGGCTCGCCGCGCCTTGCCGAAAACTGGTCCGGGCGACGGTCACCGTCTGTTCCGCTTGTTTCAAGAGGCCGGTCTCGAAGACCTGCAGCTGGTCTTGCGCGGTGCGCACTTCTTGTGCATGTTGTGTGATGGCCTGTTCCAACTCGGTTTGGGCCCGCCGCTGTTCCGCGTCCGCGCGGTATTTCGCGCCCAGGGCCGACTCGATTTCCCCTTGCCGCCGGTACCAGAGCGGAAGCGGGACGCTGAGGCCTGCGGAGACGGCTTCGTCTCCGGCTTCGCGATGGTAGGTTCCCTGGAGGCTCACATTCGGAATGCGGGATTCCCGTTCGTAGCGCACGGTATGCTCGGCCTGCTCCGCGAGCCTGGCCACGCGGCGGACCGTGGGATGCTGCTCAACAGCCCGGGCTGCCAGCTGATCGATGTCCAGCCCTTGCCGGGGGGAGAGGAAGTCCCCATGGATGGAAAACTGTTTGCCGAGTGATCCGGCCGTGATCGTATTGAGCCGCGCCTTGGCCACCAGCAGCGTATTCTGTGTGCGGGCGACTTCTTTCCGCGCCTTCTGCACCTCGACGCCGGCTTTCATCGTATCGAAGGAGGTGGCTTCGCCGGCCGCGACCCTGGCTTTCACCGTGCGCAACACTTCTTCAACCAGGTTTACGTTCTGAGCGGCGAGCTCGGCATCACGCTGGGCCAAGAGCACGGCATAGAAGGCCACTTTGACATCGGCGACGAGTGCCAAACGGGTTTCTTCCAGCGCGGCTGTGGCTCCGGCCACCCCGGCGTTCGCGGCGTCCTGCCGTGCCTGCCGCTTGCCGGTCCATTCGAGCGGTTGCTCGACCGTCACGGTCCGCTCGGTAATGCGGACGCCGTTGCTGGGGTCGCGAATCGCCCCGCGCCCGGTCGTGCCCGAGAGCGAGGGATTGGGATAGGCTCCCGCCGCGATCTGTTGACCGTGGCTTTGCTTGACCAGCCCTTCCGCGCCGGCCAGTGCCGGACTGTGTTCCGCGGCTACGGCCAGGATCTCCTCTAATGAATAGGCGGAGGCGGCAGGCTCAGCGGCCGAGCTCAATGTCATGCGCCCTGCCAAGCCGCAGAGGATTACTATAACAAGAACGATACGAGGACTCATCAGAGCCTCCTCTGTTTCGACGAGCGGTCTCAGCGCGGCCGGATCACGCCTGCCAGCGCAACGAAACCGGTGCAACGCGAGTACAAACGGTCAATGGAGAGAACTAGACGAGCTGTGACGGTGGTGCGCGTGAGGGAATGTCGCGCGTGAAGAGCGTATGGGATGAGGAGAAGGTCCGATCCTGACTCACCGGGCTGATGGGGGGCAATGTCAGGCCGGCGGGAGGCTCAACGACGAACAGCACGCCGGCCAGCGGCTTGGGGAGACTCCGATCG
The Nitrospira sp. genome window above contains:
- a CDS encoding TolC family protein — its product is MTLSSAAEPAASAYSLEEILAVAAEHSPALAGAEGLVKQSHGQQIAAGAYPNPSLSGTTGRGAIRDPSNGVRITERTVTVEQPLEWTGKRQARQDAANAGVAGATAALEETRLALVADVKVAFYAVLLAQRDAELAAQNVNLVEEVLRTVKARVAAGEATSFDTMKAGVEVQKARKEVARTQNTLLVAKARLNTITAGSLGKQFSIHGDFLSPRQGLDIDQLAARAVEQHPTVRRVARLAEQAEHTVRYERESRIPNVSLQGTYHREAGDEAVSAGLSVPLPLWYRRQGEIESALGAKYRADAEQRRAQTELEQAITQHAQEVRTAQDQLQVFETGLLKQAEQTVTVARTSFRQGAASLLDVLDAQRVYRQTLLEYAQVRADLSIALVRLERSLGAPL